Proteins from a single region of Belliella baltica DSM 15883:
- a CDS encoding 4'-phosphopantetheinyl transferase family protein, translating into MQTKIEKISALSALAVNNIEEVSENEVTFLSFREKLSLSNISHPDKKNEWKAARLAIKYALDTISLPYPGFYKDEHGKSHAMDGFGFVSLTHTKGLAAAIFHKDMPVGIDLDYVREKIVRLGPKFLDPSELEFLNNDPLLYTIAWSAKESIYKCQGRKGISLKENILLKPFSIQDDLISGKIHQTDHSDHFYQVKAEVEKEMVLTYTIW; encoded by the coding sequence ATGCAAACAAAAATAGAAAAAATAAGTGCTTTATCGGCCTTGGCGGTCAATAATATTGAAGAAGTCTCCGAAAATGAAGTGACTTTTTTGAGTTTTAGAGAAAAACTCTCCTTATCTAACATCTCACATCCTGATAAAAAGAATGAATGGAAGGCAGCGAGATTAGCTATCAAATATGCACTTGATACTATTTCTCTTCCCTATCCGGGGTTTTACAAAGACGAACACGGGAAGTCCCATGCTATGGATGGTTTTGGATTTGTGTCATTGACGCATACAAAAGGATTGGCAGCGGCTATTTTTCACAAAGACATGCCGGTTGGAATTGATTTGGATTATGTTAGGGAAAAGATAGTCCGTCTTGGCCCCAAGTTTCTAGATCCTAGTGAACTTGAATTTTTGAATAATGACCCTCTGCTCTATACAATCGCATGGTCTGCCAAAGAGTCTATTTATAAATGTCAAGGAAGAAAGGGGATTAGTTTGAAAGAAAATATCCTTTTAAAGCCATTCTCAATTCAAGATGATTTGATATCTGGGAAAATTCATCAGACTGATCATTCTGATCATTTTTATCAAGTAAAAGCCGAAGTAGAAAAAGAAATGGTACTTACTTATACAATTTGGTAG
- a CDS encoding DivIVA domain-containing protein: MKITALEIRKKSFEKNFRGYDKDEVDVFLKELSEEWEKLVVENEELQKKLEQSNKEANKLKEVEASLFRTLKTAEDTGASIIEEANDAADHIVREAQQNAQAMLNDAQTQSQSLIESAEQKGKQIMAELKADVSDLVSGYETLVYQRELILKNLKKLAEDIEDNITVSNNDIKKVNIKAHLEMVETLNKSNSFTIANISSLEEEKMEIHTIEESELEKHDSEEVEMLDEEITADGNDQEEVIEKEVPTQASMEEKVSINQDPELQKPEEEKNKEKKGNSFFDDID; encoded by the coding sequence ATGAAAATAACAGCCTTAGAAATTCGTAAAAAATCCTTTGAGAAAAATTTTAGAGGGTATGACAAAGATGAAGTTGATGTATTTTTAAAAGAACTTTCCGAAGAATGGGAAAAACTAGTTGTTGAAAACGAAGAACTTCAAAAAAAATTAGAACAGAGCAACAAAGAAGCAAATAAACTAAAAGAAGTTGAGGCTTCGCTTTTTAGAACTCTAAAAACGGCTGAAGATACAGGAGCAAGCATCATCGAAGAAGCCAATGATGCAGCTGACCACATAGTAAGGGAAGCACAACAAAATGCTCAAGCTATGCTCAATGACGCCCAAACTCAATCGCAAAGTCTTATAGAATCTGCAGAGCAAAAAGGAAAGCAAATCATGGCAGAATTGAAAGCTGATGTTTCAGACTTAGTAAGTGGCTACGAAACCTTGGTTTATCAAAGAGAATTGATCCTAAAAAATCTCAAAAAACTTGCCGAAGATATTGAAGATAATATCACTGTCTCTAATAATGACATTAAGAAAGTTAACATCAAGGCTCATTTAGAAATGGTAGAAACTTTGAATAAATCCAATTCATTTACCATAGCTAATATCAGCAGCTTGGAAGAAGAGAAAATGGAGATTCATACGATTGAAGAGTCTGAGCTTGAAAAACATGATTCAGAAGAAGTAGAAATGCTCGATGAAGAAATCACTGCAGATGGTAATGATCAAGAAGAAGTTATTGAAAAAGAAGTGCCTACTCAAGCTTCAATGGAAGAAAAAGTGAGTATCAATCAAGATCCTGAACTTCAAAAACCTGAAGAAGAGAAGAACAAAGAAAAAAAAGGGAATTCATTTTTTGATGATATTGACTAA
- the folB gene encoding dihydroneopterin aldolase encodes MGKVSLEGIEFHAYHGVFSEETKLGNRFTVDIHVETDFRNAMLHDQLKDTVDYAKIYQIAKSHMLEPVKLLEHLAHLIITDILKIYPASKQVCITIKKHNPAIGGVVNYSVVTVNYPEDYD; translated from the coding sequence ATGGGAAAAGTTTCACTTGAAGGAATAGAATTTCATGCATATCACGGTGTCTTTTCAGAAGAAACAAAGCTAGGAAATCGATTCACAGTTGATATTCATGTAGAAACCGATTTTAGAAATGCCATGCTCCATGATCAACTCAAAGACACTGTGGATTATGCTAAAATCTACCAAATAGCAAAATCTCATATGCTCGAACCTGTAAAATTATTAGAGCATTTGGCACATTTAATTATTACCGATATTTTGAAGATCTATCCAGCATCAAAGCAAGTTTGCATTACCATCAAAAAACATAACCCTGCCATAGGTGGTGTGGTCAACTATTCTGTTGTGACTGTAAATTATCCTGAAGACTATGATTAA
- a CDS encoding thioredoxin-like domain-containing protein, translating to MKTTAILIAFILSFTFSAKAQLVENFNSVDILTGQNFELKNYAEAKAVILVFTNLSCPFSKLYENRIIDLKNKFSNDNMVFAMVNPHFGNDEDENKEAIEKRFAERISNFPILNDGQQALTKQLQVTKLPEVIVITPSQTGFSIAYRGAIDNNPQVPESSNMKYLENALESIQNKKNPSPSSSRPVGCNIRLIN from the coding sequence ATGAAAACCACAGCCATTTTAATAGCCTTTATTTTGAGCTTTACCTTTTCGGCAAAAGCACAACTCGTAGAAAATTTTAATTCGGTAGACATTCTTACCGGGCAAAATTTTGAACTGAAAAATTATGCCGAAGCCAAGGCTGTTATTTTGGTTTTTACAAATTTGTCATGTCCATTTTCAAAATTATATGAAAATAGGATTATTGACCTGAAAAATAAATTTTCGAATGACAATATGGTTTTTGCTATGGTAAATCCACATTTTGGTAATGATGAAGATGAAAATAAAGAAGCCATTGAGAAAAGGTTTGCTGAGAGAATTTCCAATTTCCCAATTCTTAATGATGGTCAACAAGCTTTGACAAAACAACTTCAAGTAACAAAATTACCTGAGGTGATTGTCATTACCCCAAGTCAAACTGGCTTTTCCATTGCCTATCGTGGCGCGATTGATAATAATCCACAAGTTCCGGAAAGTTCAAATATGAAATATCTTGAAAATGCGCTGGAAAGTATCCAAAACAAGAAGAATCCAAGTCCGAGTTCAAGTAGGCCAGTGGGATGTAATATTCGCTTGATCAATTGA
- a CDS encoding WD40 repeat domain-containing protein, whose translation MSKIQVNKLHTLTGHNDCIYALAEGSDPRFFYTGSGDGMVVEWDLDNPKDGKLIAKLPHSVYAITVDKERNLLFIGHNFEGIHVIDLNKNKEVWSLKITDQSIFDLKIVGRILFVATGDGVLTVIDIEEKSLVKHIKLSSKSARVMAVDNDQKNIAIGFSDHSIKVIDTADFKPSQLLEGHTNSVFALAYSPLHDTLVSGGRDASLKFWNTKTYKQTNNVIAHMFAINYLSFREDGKYFITCSMDKSIKIWDSEDHKLLKVIDKARHAGHGTSINKVLWSTYNQSIISVSDDRSISIWEVDI comes from the coding sequence ATGTCAAAAATTCAAGTTAATAAACTCCACACGCTTACAGGCCACAATGATTGTATTTATGCACTCGCTGAGGGATCAGACCCGAGATTTTTTTATACCGGGTCAGGAGATGGAATGGTCGTAGAATGGGATTTAGATAATCCGAAAGATGGAAAACTTATAGCAAAATTACCTCATTCCGTCTATGCAATCACCGTTGATAAAGAAAGAAACTTATTATTCATCGGACATAACTTTGAAGGAATTCATGTTATTGACTTGAATAAAAATAAAGAAGTATGGTCTTTGAAAATTACAGATCAATCGATTTTTGATCTCAAAATTGTAGGAAGAATTCTTTTTGTAGCGACTGGAGATGGTGTACTGACAGTGATAGATATTGAAGAAAAATCACTTGTCAAACATATCAAGCTTAGTTCAAAAAGTGCAAGAGTGATGGCGGTAGATAACGACCAAAAAAATATCGCTATTGGATTTAGCGATCACTCAATCAAAGTAATTGATACAGCTGATTTCAAACCTTCTCAACTTTTAGAAGGTCACACCAATTCGGTTTTTGCCTTGGCTTATTCTCCGCTACATGATACACTAGTCAGCGGCGGACGTGATGCATCACTCAAATTTTGGAACACCAAAACTTACAAGCAAACAAATAATGTGATCGCACACATGTTTGCAATTAATTATCTTTCGTTTAGAGAAGATGGAAAGTATTTTATCACTTGCAGTATGGATAAGTCCATCAAAATCTGGGATTCTGAGGATCATAAATTACTCAAAGTCATAGATAAGGCCAGGCATGCAGGACATGGAACTTCCATCAATAAAGTACTTTGGAGCACATATAATCAATCAATCATTTCAGTCAGCGATGACAGAAGCATTTCAATTTGGGAAGTAGATATATAA